The nucleotide sequence TCAAAAGCTTCTAATATCGAATCGATAAACTCAACACCTTCAAGATCTTTCCGTTTTTGATATTCTTTATTAAGTCTGGAAAGTTTTGTTGTTTTTAAGATCATCCAACCTGCAGAGGTTCCCAGAAAACCTAGTTTATCCAGATTCATCACTCTGGCGACTTCATTAGCGGTTATAAATCCCATTGGTTAGTTGGTTTTAATCAAATGTACAAAGATAGGTGATAAGTTTTAACAATCTGTCACCATTTGTACGGTGTTATGCGTAAGTTGTTTTAAAAGCACCTTTTTTCCTTTTTCTACGGAATTAATTGCTTTCTCATCAAAATGACGAATAGTATACAACGAAACTCCGGTTTGATAGTTAACGCGAAACTTTGCTTTTAAGTGTTGAATTAATTTTTCGAGCTGGTTGAATTTGTTGTCTACACAAACTGAAAAACTAATCGCGGAATTCTGAATAAGATCAACCTTCATTTGATATTGATGAAATAACTGAAATACTTCACTAATATTTTCTTCAACCATAAACGAGAAATCTAAAGATGATAAAGAAATAATCGCCTGGTTTTTCTTAACAATAAAACAGGGCATCTGCGGAACTACCGCGCAGCCATTACCACGGCAAACTTTTGTTCCCTCGTTTTCGGGATGATAAAAAGATTTCACATAAAGCGGAATTTCCTTGCGCTGTAATGGTTGCAATGTTTTTGGATGAATTACCGAAGCGCCATAAAAAGCAAGTTCGATCGCTTCTTCATAAGAAATCTGATTCAGCAATGTAGTTTCAGTAAATTCACGAGGATCCGCATTTAAAACTCCGGGAACATCTTTCCAAATCGTCACACTTTCAGCATTTAAACAATAGGCAAAAATCCCTGCAGTATAGTCACTTCCTTCAC is from Zunongwangia endophytica and encodes:
- a CDS encoding aspartate kinase encodes the protein MKVFKFGGASVKDAEGVKNVLKVLEKHHNPDKLIVISAMGKTTNALEVIILKYLGGSSPEEEIKNLKLFHFNIINVLFENKQAAVFEKVNQFFTNLSNFLQHNKSLQYDFVYDQIIGFGELISTTIVSEFLSLSGIRNDWVDAREFIKTDSTYRDAQVDWESTQKKIVAEINPETITITQGFIGSDTNNFTTSLGREGSDYTAGIFAYCLNAESVTIWKDVPGVLNADPREFTETTLLNQISYEEAIELAFYGASVIHPKTLQPLQRKEIPLYVKSFYHPENEGTKVCRGNGCAVVPQMPCFIVKKNQAIISLSSLDFSFMVEENISEVFQLFHQYQMKVDLIQNSAISFSVCVDNKFNQLEKLIQHLKAKFRVNYQTGVSLYTIRHFDEKAINSVEKGKKVLLKQLTHNTVQMVTDC